Proteins from a genomic interval of Treponema brennaborense DSM 12168:
- a CDS encoding class I SAM-dependent RNA methyltransferase — MTRIVTIEKLITGGDGLAKIDGKSVFVPGVIPGETAEIEITGVHKDYDTARLVRVAEPSPFRIENSCPYYGRCGGCNMRHIAPAYQQELRTRILGDLFKRENIEIPSLEIISGSTDSYRCRFQLHDGGLKSRSGSEIVPIADCPVATEEIRSWMRQTPCEHRPRGRVHLFGDRRVETEAGVQQRFPNVLLARETAQPETKRIIGKTGRPVKDTVKKRFSGTVYAPENVCTVALQPHETADRSENQEKTREAKRISFDVRGFFQSNLEVLEKTVFEICRFAGTGRMLDLYSGAGTFSVFLAETASAVTLVEHNRDALAFAERNLTGVPHTSYGISGSKWITAYAEPDIRANGPYDCAVVDPPRSGMEKDVRNFLGRSAVPRVCSVSCDPATQARDCSALIRAGYELKKLYLLDFYPQTSHIESLALLEKNV; from the coding sequence ATGACACGGATCGTAACTATAGAAAAACTGATTACCGGCGGCGACGGCCTTGCAAAAATCGACGGCAAATCGGTGTTCGTTCCGGGAGTGATTCCCGGAGAAACCGCTGAAATCGAAATAACGGGCGTGCATAAAGATTACGACACGGCGCGGCTCGTGCGCGTCGCGGAACCCTCCCCGTTCAGAATCGAAAATTCGTGTCCGTATTACGGCCGCTGCGGCGGTTGCAACATGCGCCATATCGCACCTGCATATCAGCAGGAACTCAGGACGCGCATACTCGGCGATCTGTTCAAACGCGAAAATATTGAAATTCCTTCCTTAGAAATCATTTCAGGCAGTACCGATTCGTACCGCTGCCGTTTTCAGCTTCACGACGGAGGTTTGAAAAGCAGATCCGGCAGCGAAATCGTTCCGATAGCGGACTGTCCGGTTGCAACGGAAGAAATACGTTCCTGGATGAGGCAGACGCCGTGCGAACACAGACCGCGCGGACGGGTGCATCTGTTCGGCGACCGGCGCGTCGAAACGGAGGCCGGCGTTCAGCAGCGTTTTCCGAACGTACTGCTCGCACGGGAAACCGCGCAGCCCGAAACGAAACGGATAATCGGCAAAACCGGGCGGCCGGTAAAAGATACGGTGAAAAAAAGGTTTTCCGGTACCGTGTATGCACCGGAAAACGTGTGTACGGTCGCTTTGCAGCCGCACGAAACGGCTGATCGATCGGAAAATCAGGAAAAAACACGTGAAGCAAAACGGATTTCGTTCGACGTACGCGGATTTTTCCAATCAAATCTGGAAGTGCTTGAAAAAACCGTTTTTGAAATATGCCGCTTTGCCGGTACGGGACGAATGCTCGACCTGTACAGCGGCGCGGGAACGTTTTCAGTGTTTCTTGCGGAAACGGCATCCGCCGTTACGCTCGTAGAACACAACCGGGACGCGCTCGCGTTCGCCGAACGGAACCTGACCGGCGTACCGCACACTTCTTACGGAATCAGCGGAAGCAAATGGATCACCGCGTACGCGGAACCGGATATCCGGGCAAACGGACCGTACGACTGCGCCGTCGTAGATCCGCCGCGCAGCGGGATGGAAAAAGATGTCCGGAACTTTTTAGGCCGCTCAGCCGTACCGCGCGTCTGCTCCGTTTCCTGCGATCCCGCCACGCAGGCGCGCGATTGCAGCGCGCTCATACGGGCCGGATATGAATTGAAAAAACTGTATCTGCTCGATTTTTATCCGCAGACGAGTCATATTGAAAGTCTGGCGCTCTTAGAAAAAAACGTATGA